A window of Oncorhynchus keta strain PuntledgeMale-10-30-2019 chromosome 27, Oket_V2, whole genome shotgun sequence contains these coding sequences:
- the LOC118359886 gene encoding lysine-specific demethylase 5C-like isoform X1, translating to MAMEGEDFVPPPECPVFEPSWEEFQDPLGYIAKIRPIAEKSGICKIRPPADWQPPFAVEVDSFRFTPRIQRLNELEAETRVKLNYLDRIAKFWEIQGSSLKIPNIERRILDLFSLSKVVIEEGGFDIVSKERRWARVAQKLGYPPGKNIGSLLRSHYERIVYPFEVFHTGASLPQTKPKLYDGEEVHREYKPHSIPLRQSVQPSKTSSYGRRANRLQPDGPEDSAPYPLSTGSQHISTSPDPTEEDIEKNPELKKLQIYGAGPKMMGLGLVPRNKSIPKKEELPQTVTVRAAAPAVQVKEQPGEVKEKGGDGSTTTMAPPPSDATIKIEVKKEEEKHEGGAAHDSGDQDSGENGDGPCTKMTMRLRRNLGNPQFVDSFVCRMCGRGDEDEKLLLCDGCDDNYHTFCLLPPLTEAPKGNWRCPKCVAEECKRPAEAFGFEQATREYTLQSFGEMADTFKADYFNMPVHMVPTELVEREFWRLVSSIEEDVTVEYGADIHSKEFGSGFPMNNGMKNLSQEEADYARSGWNLNVMPVLEQSLLCHINADISGMKVPWLYVGMVFSAFCWHIEDHWSYSINYLHWGEPKTWYGVPSVAAEQLEEVMKKLTPELFEFQPDLLHQLVTIMNPNILMAHGVPVVRTNQCAGEFVITFPRAYHSGFNQGYNFAEAVNFCTADWLPAGRSCIEHYRRLRRYCVFSHEELTCKMAACPEKLDLNLAAATHREMFSIVQEERELRKGLLERGITEAEREAFELLPDDERQCDNCKTTCFLSALACSNCTERLVCLYHTQDLCNCPTDKLYLRYRYTLDELLAMLHRLKVRAESFDSWANRVKEALEQEEGNKTGVTDLEVLKAEAAEKKFPDNELLQRLNTTLTDTQHCQQTSTELLNKTLTRRMTLAELKALVEKMENLPCVISQLEDVQAVLRTIEEFQTQAQALVSDRDWRRDAPPPEQLQALLEQGAGLPVDAPECELLKGMQEQSRWLGEVRRTMGPEGSEVTLVVLRSLMEAGCIVPQSVSVETAMAELQELLTIAERWEEKAQICLEQRQKHPLSTLEAIVNEAQLIPVKLPNILSLRGCLSRARAWVTDLEEIQNGEHYPCLDDLEGLVAIGRDLPVRMEELRQLELQVASAHSWRDKASKTFLKKSSQHSLLQVLCPCVEKRKARGEETGCLDDTDTNTLGLSAQDLRDPGAIVMAFKEGEHQEKEALLRLQQDNLSKPGVEKKEKEVKTEQEDKENGGGRWGEDPMELDTALHSENCGKGNGDSNHTTTGSASPPQSVCVCGRAPRPPLLRCHLCKDWFHGGCVPFPSLLLPSAPPTNPLCWWDWDSRFLCPRCQRSRRPRLETILALLVALQRLPVRLPEGEALQCLTERAITWQGRAKEALDSPEIQGALEKLQELKQKQPHREGEEEEDGKKGNSESVIVLSDSEGGEGEGVIDLTEENSPKKTPKKEMNGGTQAGCENGISRYNVTGVGSLLPLVPSLKGPVIELSLTTRTQLEELQLEGDLLEVSLDQTSTIHRVLQAASEPQRHTLQTLILIELQEQKGAGRGGRAKDKRKRKSQRGDTGAEGGPRSQDTSESKKTRPLNHIPIQTHPEIL from the exons AT GGCGATGGAGGGGGAAGATTTTGTGCCTCCTCCGGAGTGCCCAGTGTTCGAGCCGTCATGGGAGGAGTTTCAGGATCCCCTGGGCTACATTGCCAAGATCCGTCCAATTGCAGAGAAGTCTGGAATCTGCAAGATTCGTCCTCCTGCT GACTGGCAGCCACCCTTTGCTGTGGAGGTGGATAGCTTCCGCTTCACACCCCGTATACAGAGACTCAATGAGCTGGAG GCGGAGACACGAGTCAAGCTAAACTACTTGGACCGGATCGCCAAATTCTGGGAGATCCAGGGATCCTCTCTCAAGATCCCGAACATCGAGAGGCGCATCCTGGACCTCTTCAGCCTGTCCAAG GTTgtgatagaggagggagggtttGATATAGTCAGCAAGGAGAGGCGCTGGGCTCGCGTGGCCCAGAAGCTTGGCTACCCTCCAGGCAAGAACATTGGCTCCCTCCTGCGCTCACACTACGAGAGGATTGTCTACCCCTTTGAGGTGTTCCACACTGGTGCCAGCCTGCCG CAGACTAAGCCAAAGCTATATGATGGAGAGGAGGTGCATAGAGAATACAAGCCCCACTCCATCCCCCTACGCCAGTCTGTCCAGCCCTCCAAGACGAGCAGCTACGGACGCAGAGCCAATCGTCTCCAGCCAGAC GGTCCAGAGGATTCtgccccctaccctctctccactggctctCAACACATCTCTACATCG CCTGATCCCACAGAGGAGGACATAGAGAAGAATCCAGAGCTGAAGAAACTACAGATTTACGGTGCAGGGCCTAAGATGATGGGGCTAGGACTGGTGCCCAGGAATAAGAGCATTCCCAAGAAAG AAGAGCTGCCTCAGACTGTGACTGTCCGGGCTGCAGCTCCTGCTGTCCAGGTCAAGGAGCAGCCAGGGGAGGtcaaagagaaaggaggagatggCAGCACAACCACAATGGCTCCTCCTCCCTCTGATGCCACGATAAAGATTGAGgtgaagaaagaggaagagaaacatGAAGGTGGAGCAGCTCATGACAGCGGGGACCAAGACAGTGGTGAAAACGGTGACGGGCCCTGCACCAAGATGACCATGAGGCTGAGACGTAACCTCGGCAACCCTCAGTTT GTGGATTCGTTTGTGTGCCGGATGTGTGGCCGTGGCGACGAGGATGAGAAGCTCCTGCTGTGTGACGGTTGTGATGACAACTACCACACCTTCTGTCTGCTGCCCCCTCTCACTGAGGCCCCCAAGGGCAACTGGCGCTGTCCAAAATGTGTGGCTGAG GAGTGTAAAAGGCCAGCGGAGGCCTTTGGTTTTGAGCAGGCTACTAGGGAATACACCCTGCAGAGTTTTGGGGAGATGGCCGACACCTTCAAAGCAGACTACTTCAACATGCCTGTCCAT ATGGTTCCAACAGagctggtggagagagagttctgGCGGTTGGTCAGTAGTATAGAGGAGGACGTGACAGTGGAGTATGGAGCCGACATCCACTCTAAAGAGTTTGGCAGTGGATTCCCCATGAACAACGGCATGAAGAACCTCTCACAAGAGGAAGCG GACTATGCCCGGAGCGGCTGGAACCTGAACGTGATGCCAGTTCTGGAGCAGTCCCTGCTGTGCCACATCAACGCAGACATCTCTGGCATGAAGGTGCCCTGGCTCTATGTGGGCATGGTCTTCTCCGCTTTCTGCTGGCACATCGAAGACCACTGGAGCTACTCCATCAACTACCTGCACTG GGGTGAGCCTAAGACGTGGTATGGGGTTCCCTCTGTAGCAGCAGAGCAGTTAGAGGAGGTGATGAAGAAGCTGACCCCAGAGCTGTTTGAGTTCCAGCCTGACCTCCTCCACCAGCTGGTCACTATTATGAACCCCAACATCCTCATGGCTCACGGGGTCCCg GTTGTGCGCACCAACCAATGTGCTGGCGAGTTTGTCATCACTTTCCCCAGAGCCTACCACAGCGGCTTCAATCAGGGATACAACTTTGCTGAAGCTGTAAACTTTTGCACTGCAGACTGG CTGCCCGCAGGCCGCTCCTGTATCGAGCACTACCGTCGTCTGAGACGGTACTGTGTTTTCTCCCACGAGGAGCTGACCTGTAAGATGGCCGCCTGCCCAGAGAAGCTAGACCTCAACCTGGCCGCTGCCACGCACAGAGAGATGTTCAGCATCGTCCAGGAGGAGAGGGAGCTACGCAAGGGCTTGCTGGAGAGG ggCATcacagaggctgagagggaggCGTTTGAGCTGCTACCTGATGATGAGAGGCAGTGTGATAATTGCAAGACCACCTGCTTCCTGTCGGCCCTGGCCTGTTCAAACTGCACTGAACGCCTCGTCTGTCTCTACCACACTCAGGACCTCTGTAACTGCCCCACAGACAAACTCTACCTCAG gtacaggtacacacTGGATGAGCTGCTGGCCATGTTACACCGGCTCAAAGTGCGAGCTGAGTCGTTTGATTCCTGGGCCAACAGAGTGAAAGAGGCTCTGGAGCAGGAAGAGGGCAACAAGACAG GTGTCACGGATCTGGAGGTGCTGAAGGCAGAGGCAGCAGAGAAGAAGTTTCCTGACAACGAGCTGCTCCAGAGACTCAACACTACCCTCACTGACACACAGCACTGTCAGCAGACCAGCACTGAGCTCCTCAACAAGACACTGACCAG GAGGATGACCCTTGCTGAACTCAAGGCtctagtggagaagatggagaacCTGCCCTGTGTGATAAGCCAGCTTGAGGACGTACAG GCGGTCCTGCGTACGATAGAGGAATTCCAGACTCAGGCCCAGGCTCTAGTAAGCGACAGGGACTGGCGGCGAGACGCCCCTCCCCCAGAGCAGCTTCAGGCCCTGTTGGAGCAGGGGGCTGGCTTACCTGTCGATGCCCCTGAGTGTGAGCTCCTGAAGGGGATGCAGGAGCAGAGCCGCTGGCTAGGCGAGGTGCGCCGGACCATGGGTCCCGAGGGGAGTGAGGTGACCCTGGTGGTCCTCAGGAGCCTGATGGAGGCGGGCTGCATCGTGCCCCAGAGCGTCTCTGTGGAAACGGCCATGGCAGAGCTGCAGGAGCTGCTGACGATAGCAGAACGCTGGGAGGAGAAGGCCCAGATCTGTTTGGAGCAACG GCAGAAGCACCCTCTGTCCACCTTGGAGGCCATAGTGAACGAGGCCCAGCTCATCCCAGTCAAGCTGCCCAACATCCTGTCTCTCCGGGGCTGTCTGAGCCGGGCCAGGGCCTGGGTCACTGACCTGGAGGAGATCCAG aatGGGGAGCACTACCCGTGTCTGGATGACCTGGAGGGCCTGGTGGCGATAGGGAGAGACCTGCCAGTCAGGATGGAGGAGCTGAGGCAGCTGGAGCTGCAGGTAGCCAGCGCCCACTCCTGGAGAGACAAGGCCTCCAAGACCTTCCTGAAGAAGAGCAGCCAGCACAGCCTGCTACAG GTGTTGTGTCCGTGCGTGGAGAAGCGTAAagcgaggggagaggagacgggttgtTTAGATGACACCGATACCAACACTCTGGGCCTTTCTGCTCAGGACCTGAGAGACCCTGGAGCCATT GTGATGGCGTTTAAAGAAGGAGAGCACCAGGAGAAAGAGGCTCTGCTGAGGCTCCAGCAGGACAACCTGTCTAAACCAGGTgtggagaagaaagagaaagaggtaaagactgagcaggaggacaaggagaacggaggtgggaggtggggggaggacCCCATGGAGCTGGACACAGCTCTCCACTCTGAGAACTGTGGAAAGGGGAACGGGGACAGTAACCACACAACGACAGGCAGTGCCTCTCctccccagtcagtgtgtgtgtgtggccgggCGCCTCGCCCCCCTCTGCTGCGCTGCCACCTGTGTAAAGACTGGTTCCACGGTGGGTGTGTCCCGTTCCCCTCCCTCTTGCTCCCCTCAGCGCCCCCCACCAACCCCCTCTGCTGGTGGGACTGGGACTCACGCTTCCTGTGCCCCCGGTGCCAGCGCTCGCGGCGCCCGCGTCTGGAGACCATCCTGGCCCTGCTGGTGGCGCTCCAGAGGCTGCCCGTCCGTCTGCCAGAGGGAGAGGCTCTGCAGTGTCTCACAGAGAGGGCCATCACCTGGCAGGGGCGCGCCAAGGAGGCACTGGACAGCCCAGAGATACAGGGGGCACTAGAGAAGCTGCAGGAGCTTAAACAGAAGCAGCctcacagggagggagaggaggaggaggatgggaagaAAGGGAACTCTGAGTCGGTGATAGTGCTGTCGGAttctgagggaggggagggagagggagtgatagacCTCACAGAGGAGAACTCTCCCAAGAAGACCCCAAAGAAAGAGATGAACGGTGGCACGCAGGCTGGATGTGAAAACGGCATAAGCCGTTACAATGTAACAG GTGTGGGCTCTCTGCTGCCGCTGGTCCCTTCACTAAAAGGCCCAGTGATCGAGCTGTCCCTGACCACCAGGACCCAGCTAGAGGAGTTGCAGCTGGAGGGAGACCTGCTGGAGGTGTCTCTGGACCAGACCAGCACCATCCACAGGGTCCTCCAGGCTGCTTCAGagccacagagacacacactccaAACACTCATACTG ATTGAGCTCCAGGAGCAGAAAGGGGCGGGTCGTGGGGGGCGGGCCAAGgacaagaggaagaggaagagccaGAGGGGCGACACAGGGGCGGAGGGAGGACCCCGGTCCCAGGACACCTCAGAGTCCAAGAAGACCCGGCCCCTCAACCACATTCCCATCCAGACACACCCCGAG ATCTTATGA
- the LOC118359886 gene encoding lysine-specific demethylase 5C-like isoform X4, translating to MEGEDFVPPPECPVFEPSWEEFQDPLGYIAKIRPIAEKSGICKIRPPADWQPPFAVEVDSFRFTPRIQRLNELEAETRVKLNYLDRIAKFWEIQGSSLKIPNIERRILDLFSLSKVVIEEGGFDIVSKERRWARVAQKLGYPPGKNIGSLLRSHYERIVYPFEVFHTGASLPQTKPKLYDGEEVHREYKPHSIPLRQSVQPSKTSSYGRRANRLQPDGPEDSAPYPLSTGSQHISTSPDPTEEDIEKNPELKKLQIYGAGPKMMGLGLVPRNKSIPKKEELPQTVTVRAAAPAVQVKEQPGEVKEKGGDGSTTTMAPPPSDATIKIEVKKEEEKHEGGAAHDSGDQDSGENGDGPCTKMTMRLRRNLGNPQFVDSFVCRMCGRGDEDEKLLLCDGCDDNYHTFCLLPPLTEAPKGNWRCPKCVAEECKRPAEAFGFEQATREYTLQSFGEMADTFKADYFNMPVHMVPTELVEREFWRLVSSIEEDVTVEYGADIHSKEFGSGFPMNNGMKNLSQEEADYARSGWNLNVMPVLEQSLLCHINADISGMKVPWLYVGMVFSAFCWHIEDHWSYSINYLHWGEPKTWYGVPSVAAEQLEEVMKKLTPELFEFQPDLLHQLVTIMNPNILMAHGVPVVRTNQCAGEFVITFPRAYHSGFNQGYNFAEAVNFCTADWLPAGRSCIEHYRRLRRYCVFSHEELTCKMAACPEKLDLNLAAATHREMFSIVQEERELRKGLLERGITEAEREAFELLPDDERQCDNCKTTCFLSALACSNCTERLVCLYHTQDLCNCPTDKLYLRYRYTLDELLAMLHRLKVRAESFDSWANRVKEALEQEEGNKTGVTDLEVLKAEAAEKKFPDNELLQRLNTTLTDTQHCQQTSTELLNKTLTRRMTLAELKALVEKMENLPCVISQLEDVQAVLRTIEEFQTQAQALVSDRDWRRDAPPPEQLQALLEQGAGLPVDAPECELLKGMQEQSRWLGEVRRTMGPEGSEVTLVVLRSLMEAGCIVPQSVSVETAMAELQELLTIAERWEEKAQICLEQRQKHPLSTLEAIVNEAQLIPVKLPNILSLRGCLSRARAWVTDLEEIQNGEHYPCLDDLEGLVAIGRDLPVRMEELRQLELQVASAHSWRDKASKTFLKKSSQHSLLQVLCPCVEKRKARGEETGCLDDTDTNTLGLSAQDLRDPGAIVMAFKEGEHQEKEALLRLQQDNLSKPGVEKKEKEVKTEQEDKENGGGRWGEDPMELDTALHSENCGKGNGDSNHTTTGSASPPQSVCVCGRAPRPPLLRCHLCKDWFHGGCVPFPSLLLPSAPPTNPLCWWDWDSRFLCPRCQRSRRPRLETILALLVALQRLPVRLPEGEALQCLTERAITWQGRAKEALDSPEIQGALEKLQELKQKQPHREGEEEEDGKKGNSESVIVLSDSEGGEGEGVIDLTEENSPKKTPKKEMNGGTQAGCENGISRYNVTGVGSLLPLVPSLKGPVIELSLTTRTQLEELQLEGDLLEVSLDQTSTIHRVLQAASEPQRHTLQTLILIELQEQKGAGRGGRAKDKRKRKSQRGDTGAEGGPRSQDTSESKKTRPLNHIPIQTHPEIL from the exons ATGGAGGGGGAAGATTTTGTGCCTCCTCCGGAGTGCCCAGTGTTCGAGCCGTCATGGGAGGAGTTTCAGGATCCCCTGGGCTACATTGCCAAGATCCGTCCAATTGCAGAGAAGTCTGGAATCTGCAAGATTCGTCCTCCTGCT GACTGGCAGCCACCCTTTGCTGTGGAGGTGGATAGCTTCCGCTTCACACCCCGTATACAGAGACTCAATGAGCTGGAG GCGGAGACACGAGTCAAGCTAAACTACTTGGACCGGATCGCCAAATTCTGGGAGATCCAGGGATCCTCTCTCAAGATCCCGAACATCGAGAGGCGCATCCTGGACCTCTTCAGCCTGTCCAAG GTTgtgatagaggagggagggtttGATATAGTCAGCAAGGAGAGGCGCTGGGCTCGCGTGGCCCAGAAGCTTGGCTACCCTCCAGGCAAGAACATTGGCTCCCTCCTGCGCTCACACTACGAGAGGATTGTCTACCCCTTTGAGGTGTTCCACACTGGTGCCAGCCTGCCG CAGACTAAGCCAAAGCTATATGATGGAGAGGAGGTGCATAGAGAATACAAGCCCCACTCCATCCCCCTACGCCAGTCTGTCCAGCCCTCCAAGACGAGCAGCTACGGACGCAGAGCCAATCGTCTCCAGCCAGAC GGTCCAGAGGATTCtgccccctaccctctctccactggctctCAACACATCTCTACATCG CCTGATCCCACAGAGGAGGACATAGAGAAGAATCCAGAGCTGAAGAAACTACAGATTTACGGTGCAGGGCCTAAGATGATGGGGCTAGGACTGGTGCCCAGGAATAAGAGCATTCCCAAGAAAG AAGAGCTGCCTCAGACTGTGACTGTCCGGGCTGCAGCTCCTGCTGTCCAGGTCAAGGAGCAGCCAGGGGAGGtcaaagagaaaggaggagatggCAGCACAACCACAATGGCTCCTCCTCCCTCTGATGCCACGATAAAGATTGAGgtgaagaaagaggaagagaaacatGAAGGTGGAGCAGCTCATGACAGCGGGGACCAAGACAGTGGTGAAAACGGTGACGGGCCCTGCACCAAGATGACCATGAGGCTGAGACGTAACCTCGGCAACCCTCAGTTT GTGGATTCGTTTGTGTGCCGGATGTGTGGCCGTGGCGACGAGGATGAGAAGCTCCTGCTGTGTGACGGTTGTGATGACAACTACCACACCTTCTGTCTGCTGCCCCCTCTCACTGAGGCCCCCAAGGGCAACTGGCGCTGTCCAAAATGTGTGGCTGAG GAGTGTAAAAGGCCAGCGGAGGCCTTTGGTTTTGAGCAGGCTACTAGGGAATACACCCTGCAGAGTTTTGGGGAGATGGCCGACACCTTCAAAGCAGACTACTTCAACATGCCTGTCCAT ATGGTTCCAACAGagctggtggagagagagttctgGCGGTTGGTCAGTAGTATAGAGGAGGACGTGACAGTGGAGTATGGAGCCGACATCCACTCTAAAGAGTTTGGCAGTGGATTCCCCATGAACAACGGCATGAAGAACCTCTCACAAGAGGAAGCG GACTATGCCCGGAGCGGCTGGAACCTGAACGTGATGCCAGTTCTGGAGCAGTCCCTGCTGTGCCACATCAACGCAGACATCTCTGGCATGAAGGTGCCCTGGCTCTATGTGGGCATGGTCTTCTCCGCTTTCTGCTGGCACATCGAAGACCACTGGAGCTACTCCATCAACTACCTGCACTG GGGTGAGCCTAAGACGTGGTATGGGGTTCCCTCTGTAGCAGCAGAGCAGTTAGAGGAGGTGATGAAGAAGCTGACCCCAGAGCTGTTTGAGTTCCAGCCTGACCTCCTCCACCAGCTGGTCACTATTATGAACCCCAACATCCTCATGGCTCACGGGGTCCCg GTTGTGCGCACCAACCAATGTGCTGGCGAGTTTGTCATCACTTTCCCCAGAGCCTACCACAGCGGCTTCAATCAGGGATACAACTTTGCTGAAGCTGTAAACTTTTGCACTGCAGACTGG CTGCCCGCAGGCCGCTCCTGTATCGAGCACTACCGTCGTCTGAGACGGTACTGTGTTTTCTCCCACGAGGAGCTGACCTGTAAGATGGCCGCCTGCCCAGAGAAGCTAGACCTCAACCTGGCCGCTGCCACGCACAGAGAGATGTTCAGCATCGTCCAGGAGGAGAGGGAGCTACGCAAGGGCTTGCTGGAGAGG ggCATcacagaggctgagagggaggCGTTTGAGCTGCTACCTGATGATGAGAGGCAGTGTGATAATTGCAAGACCACCTGCTTCCTGTCGGCCCTGGCCTGTTCAAACTGCACTGAACGCCTCGTCTGTCTCTACCACACTCAGGACCTCTGTAACTGCCCCACAGACAAACTCTACCTCAG gtacaggtacacacTGGATGAGCTGCTGGCCATGTTACACCGGCTCAAAGTGCGAGCTGAGTCGTTTGATTCCTGGGCCAACAGAGTGAAAGAGGCTCTGGAGCAGGAAGAGGGCAACAAGACAG GTGTCACGGATCTGGAGGTGCTGAAGGCAGAGGCAGCAGAGAAGAAGTTTCCTGACAACGAGCTGCTCCAGAGACTCAACACTACCCTCACTGACACACAGCACTGTCAGCAGACCAGCACTGAGCTCCTCAACAAGACACTGACCAG GAGGATGACCCTTGCTGAACTCAAGGCtctagtggagaagatggagaacCTGCCCTGTGTGATAAGCCAGCTTGAGGACGTACAG GCGGTCCTGCGTACGATAGAGGAATTCCAGACTCAGGCCCAGGCTCTAGTAAGCGACAGGGACTGGCGGCGAGACGCCCCTCCCCCAGAGCAGCTTCAGGCCCTGTTGGAGCAGGGGGCTGGCTTACCTGTCGATGCCCCTGAGTGTGAGCTCCTGAAGGGGATGCAGGAGCAGAGCCGCTGGCTAGGCGAGGTGCGCCGGACCATGGGTCCCGAGGGGAGTGAGGTGACCCTGGTGGTCCTCAGGAGCCTGATGGAGGCGGGCTGCATCGTGCCCCAGAGCGTCTCTGTGGAAACGGCCATGGCAGAGCTGCAGGAGCTGCTGACGATAGCAGAACGCTGGGAGGAGAAGGCCCAGATCTGTTTGGAGCAACG GCAGAAGCACCCTCTGTCCACCTTGGAGGCCATAGTGAACGAGGCCCAGCTCATCCCAGTCAAGCTGCCCAACATCCTGTCTCTCCGGGGCTGTCTGAGCCGGGCCAGGGCCTGGGTCACTGACCTGGAGGAGATCCAG aatGGGGAGCACTACCCGTGTCTGGATGACCTGGAGGGCCTGGTGGCGATAGGGAGAGACCTGCCAGTCAGGATGGAGGAGCTGAGGCAGCTGGAGCTGCAGGTAGCCAGCGCCCACTCCTGGAGAGACAAGGCCTCCAAGACCTTCCTGAAGAAGAGCAGCCAGCACAGCCTGCTACAG GTGTTGTGTCCGTGCGTGGAGAAGCGTAAagcgaggggagaggagacgggttgtTTAGATGACACCGATACCAACACTCTGGGCCTTTCTGCTCAGGACCTGAGAGACCCTGGAGCCATT GTGATGGCGTTTAAAGAAGGAGAGCACCAGGAGAAAGAGGCTCTGCTGAGGCTCCAGCAGGACAACCTGTCTAAACCAGGTgtggagaagaaagagaaagaggtaaagactgagcaggaggacaaggagaacggaggtgggaggtggggggaggacCCCATGGAGCTGGACACAGCTCTCCACTCTGAGAACTGTGGAAAGGGGAACGGGGACAGTAACCACACAACGACAGGCAGTGCCTCTCctccccagtcagtgtgtgtgtgtggccgggCGCCTCGCCCCCCTCTGCTGCGCTGCCACCTGTGTAAAGACTGGTTCCACGGTGGGTGTGTCCCGTTCCCCTCCCTCTTGCTCCCCTCAGCGCCCCCCACCAACCCCCTCTGCTGGTGGGACTGGGACTCACGCTTCCTGTGCCCCCGGTGCCAGCGCTCGCGGCGCCCGCGTCTGGAGACCATCCTGGCCCTGCTGGTGGCGCTCCAGAGGCTGCCCGTCCGTCTGCCAGAGGGAGAGGCTCTGCAGTGTCTCACAGAGAGGGCCATCACCTGGCAGGGGCGCGCCAAGGAGGCACTGGACAGCCCAGAGATACAGGGGGCACTAGAGAAGCTGCAGGAGCTTAAACAGAAGCAGCctcacagggagggagaggaggaggaggatgggaagaAAGGGAACTCTGAGTCGGTGATAGTGCTGTCGGAttctgagggaggggagggagagggagtgatagacCTCACAGAGGAGAACTCTCCCAAGAAGACCCCAAAGAAAGAGATGAACGGTGGCACGCAGGCTGGATGTGAAAACGGCATAAGCCGTTACAATGTAACAG GTGTGGGCTCTCTGCTGCCGCTGGTCCCTTCACTAAAAGGCCCAGTGATCGAGCTGTCCCTGACCACCAGGACCCAGCTAGAGGAGTTGCAGCTGGAGGGAGACCTGCTGGAGGTGTCTCTGGACCAGACCAGCACCATCCACAGGGTCCTCCAGGCTGCTTCAGagccacagagacacacactccaAACACTCATACTG ATTGAGCTCCAGGAGCAGAAAGGGGCGGGTCGTGGGGGGCGGGCCAAGgacaagaggaagaggaagagccaGAGGGGCGACACAGGGGCGGAGGGAGGACCCCGGTCCCAGGACACCTCAGAGTCCAAGAAGACCCGGCCCCTCAACCACATTCCCATCCAGACACACCCCGAG ATCTTATGA